Genomic segment of Saprospira sp. CCB-QB6:
TACAGGAATACATCACTAAAATCCAAGAAGGTTGGACCGATGTTGATGTAGTAGTGGCAATGCCTAGTGTGATGGCTCAAGTAGGTCGTTTAGGTCGTGTTCTAGGTCCCCGTGGCCTCATGCCTAACCCTAAAACAGGAACTGTAACACCTAATGTTGGTGATGCTGTTCGCGAAATTAAAAAAGGAAAGACCTCCTTCCGGGTAGATAAGTACGGTATCGTTCACACTTCTGTTGGACGCGTAGAATTTCAACCCAATCAACTTGTAGAAAATGCTCAAGAAGTAATCGAAACCCTTTCTCGCATGAAGCCTTCTTCTGCAAAAGGTACTTACTTCAAAAGCATTACTGTGGCCTCTACTATGAGCCCCGGTATCAAAATCGACCCTAAGTCGGCTCGATAATTTAAATTCAACTATTGGTAAGGTCTTTAAAATAGCAATATAATGACACGCGAACAGAAAACTGCGGTGATCGAAGAGCTAGCTAGCCAATTCCAAGATTCTAAGTATTTCTATATCACAGATACTTCTGAGCTAACTGTTGAAAAAACAAACCAGCTCCGTCGTAAGTGCTTCGAAAGCGGCATCCAAATGAAGGTAGTTAAAAATACCCTCATTCGTAAAGCTTTAGAACGTGCTGCCGATGCTAATGAAGAAAACTATACAGAGATTTACTCTGCCCTTAAAGGCTTCTCTGCTGTGATGTTTACTGAGACTGGAAACGTTCCCGCTAAACTCATTAAAGAGTTCCGTAAAGAGAATGATAAGCCGCTACTAAAAGCAGCTTTTATCGACTCTTCAGTATATATCGGAGACGATCAAGTAGAAGCACTCACTCAGATTAAATCTAAAGAAGAACTTCTTGGTGAACTCATCGGTTTACTCGAATCTCCTATCAAAAATGTTATGGGCGCTCTCCAATCTGGAGGCAATACCATTACAGGACTCCTCAAAGCGCTTGAAGAGCGTGAGTCTGCCTAAAGATTTTGGCTTCCACCAACATCACCCATATATCCAACATTCCTTTTAACAACAATCTCTAAAAGCTAATAAAATGGCTGATCTAAATCAACTAGCAGAACAACTAGTTAACCTAACCGTTAAAGAAGTAAAAGACTTGGCTGACATCCTTAAGGATGAGTATGGTATCGAACCTGCTGCTGCCGCTGTTGCTGTTGCTGGCCCTGCTGCTGGTGGCGAAGCTGCTGCTGCTGAGCAAACTGAATTTGACGTAATTCTTAAGTCTGCTGGTGCTGCTAAACTACAAGTAGTTAAGGCTGTTAAAACTCTTCTTGGTGTAGGCCTAAAAGAAGCTAAAGCTATCGTTGACGGTGCTCCCGCTCCTGTAAAAGAGAAAGCCTCTAAAGAAGAAGCTGAGCAAATCAAAGCTGAACTAGAAGGCGCCGGTGCTGAAGTAGAAGTGAAGTAAGTACATACTGCGTTCGCATAATTAGCATGCGCTCGTATCTATATTTAAGGCTTAGTTACAGCTTGCTGTAACTAAGCCTATTCAGCTATTATACTACCTTCTATAAATCTTGCTACTTTGCTCGAAATCAGACAATAAGTAGTCGACCTAAATTTAAAAGGCTAAATGGCAAAAAGTACAACTCTTACTCCCAAAAGACCAGAACGCTTTAGTTTCGGTAAAATCCAACATGATTCTCATTATCCGGATTTTCTCGAAATTCAAGTCAAGTCTTTTGAGGAGTTTTTTCAGTTAGAGACCACCCCTGAAAGTCGCTTTAATGAGGGACTCTATCAGGTGTTCCAAGAAAATTTTCCAATCACAGATGCACGCAACATCTTTGTTCTGGAATTCCTCAACTATTTTATTGATCCTCCTCGCTATACTATCGATGAATGTATGGAGAGAGGACTTACCTATAGCGTCCCACTCAAAGCAAAACTTCGCCTGTCTTGTAATGATGAAGAACATGTCGACTTTGAGCAAACTGTACAAGATGTATTCTTAGGCAATATTCCTTACATGACGCCTAAAGGTACATTCGTAATCAATGGCGCTGAACGTGTAATCGTTTCTCAACTGCACCGATCTCCAGGTGTATTTTTTGGCCAAAGCCGCCACCCTAACGGTACAAAAATTTATTCTGCTCGTGTTATTCCTTTCAAAGGAGCATGGATGGAATTTGCTACCGATATTAACTCGGTTATGTATGCCTACATTGACCGTAAAAAGAAGTTTCCTGTAACTACTCTTCTCCGCGCTATCGGATATGATGGCGACCGCGATATTCTTGGCCTCTTTGGCCTTGCTGATGAAGTAGAAGCTACTCAGGAAGCATTAGAACAACACCTAGGCCGTAAACTCGCTGCCCGCGTACTCCGCTCTTGGGTAGAAGACTTCGTAGATGAAGATACTGGCGAAGTGGTGTCTATCGAACGTAATGAGGTAATCCTCGAACGTGACGTAATCCTTGATGAAGATAATATTCAAGAGGTTATCGACATCGGAGTAGATAAAGTGATCCTCCAAAGAGAAAATGTAGAAGATGATTATAGCATTATCTACAATACTCTACAAAAAGATACTTCTAACTCTGAAATCGAAGCCGTTCAACATATCTATCGCCAATTGCGTGGATCTGATCCACCCGATGACGAAACTGCTCGCGGTATTATCGACAAACTCTTCTTCTCTGATAAGCGCTATAGCCTAGGTGAAGTCGGTCGATATAAAATTAACCGCAAACTAGAACTTGACGAAAGTAACGATACTTCTGTCCTCACAAAAGAGGATATTATCGCTATCGTGAAGTATCTAGTAAAGTTGATCAACCAAAAAGCTGAGATCGATGATATCGACCACCTCAGCAATCGTCGTGTCCGTACTGTAGGCGAACAACTTTATGCCCAGTTTGGTGTAGGTCTTGCCCGTATGGCTCGCACGATCCGTGAAAGAATGAATGTTCGCGATAATGAAGTGTTTACTCCGGTAGATCTTATCAATGCAAGAACGCTTTCTTCTGTAATCAACTCTTTCTTTGGTACTAGCCAACTTTCTCAGTTCCTCGACCAAACTAACCCGCTTTCAGAAATTACACACAAACGTAGAATTTCTGCACTCGGTCCAGGTGGTCTCTCTAGAGAAAGAGCAGGCTTTGAGGTACGTGACGTTCACTACTCTCACTATGGCCGCCTTTGTACTATTGAAACTCCTGAAGGTCCTAACATTGGTCTAATCTCTACACTATGTGTACACGCCAAGATCAATAAAATGGGCTTTATCGAAACTCCCTACCGTAGCGTAGCTAAAGGAGGTAAGGTCGATCTCAAAAATGATCCCGTTTATCTCTCTGCAGAAGAGGAGGATTTTAAAACGATCGCCCAGGCCAATACAGCTATTAACAAGAAAGGTGTTTTCGATACAGATCGCGTGAAATGTCGTAACCATGGCGATTTCCCCGTTCTTGATCCTAATGAAGACGAAATCGAATTTATCGATATCGCTCCTAACCAAATTGTAGGGGTCTCTGCCTCTATGATTCCTTTCCTCTCTCATGATGATGCGAACCGTGCACTCATGGGCTCTAACATGCAGCGCCAAGCGGTGCCTCTTCTTCGTCCTTCAGCCCCTACCGTGGGAACTGGCCTAGAAGCTAAAGTAGCTCAAGATTCTCGTATGCTTATCAATGCAGAAGGATCTGGAGTAGTCGAATATGTAGATGCACGCAAAATTGTTATCCGATACGACAGAACCGATGAGCAACGTCTCACTTCTTTCGATGACGATTTGACAACATATAACTTGGTGAAGTTCCGCAGAACTAACCAGAGTACTTGTATCAATATCAAACCTATCGTCCGCAAAGGCGAAAAGGTCCACAAAGGCAAAATTCTTTGTGAAGGTTATGCTACCGATAATGGCGAACTCGCCCTCGGCCAAAACCTTAAAGTGGCCTTTATGCCCTGGAAAGGATATAACTTTGAGGATGCAATCGTACTTTCTCAACGTGTAGTTCGTGAAGATATCTTTACTTCTCTTCATATCGAAGAGTTTGAACTCGATGTCCGCGACACAAAACTAGGTGAAGAAGAATTTACCAACGATATCCCCAACGTTTCTGAAGAGGCCACTAAAGACTTGGATGAAAACGGTATCGTGCGCACCGGCGCATGGGTCCGCGATGGCGATATTATCATCGGTAAAATTACTCCTAAAGGAGAATCTGATCCTACTCCAGAAGAAAAATTGCTCCGCGCAATTTTTGGCGACAAAGCTGGCGACGTAAAAGATGCCTCGCTGAAAATGTCACCCTCTGCTAAAGGAGTTATCATTGGCTCTCGCCTCTTCGTCCGCGCCAAAAAGGATAAGGTCCAAAAGGCAAAAGACAAGCAAATGCTCGACAAACTAGAGCAGGAGCACAACCAAGAGGTAAAAGACCATACTCAAGTTCTCGTAGAGAAATTGATGCAGGTCCTAGAAGGTCAAAATTCTGCTGGTGTACGTAGTATTTATGCCGAATTGCTTATCCCTCAAGGTGCACCTTTCACGCAAAGAGCACTTAAGGATATCGATTATAGCGCCGTAGATTACTCGAACTGGACAGAAGACGATACCGTAAACAAACAGGTCCGCACGCTCTTGCACAATTATACCATTAAGCTCAATAAGAAGATTAGTGTGTATAAGCGTAAGAAGTTTGCCATCAATATCGGTGATGAACTACCCGCTGGTGTCCTCAAATTGGCTAAAGTATATATGGCCAAAAAGCGCAAGCTGAAAGTAGGGGATAAGTTGGCCGGTCGTCACGGTAACAAAGGTATTGTGGCCCGCATCGTTCGTGATGAAGATATGCCTTTCCTCGAAGATGGAACACCCATGGACATCGTCCTTAACCCCCTAGGGGTACCCTCTCGTATGAACCTCGGACAGATCTTTGAAACTGTTCTAGGTTGGGCGGGCGAAAAACTCAACATGACTTTCGCTACTCCCGTATTCGATGAGGCAAAGGTGCACCAAATTGAGGAATACGTACAAAAAGCTGGCTTGCCTAGCTATGGTGAAACTTATCTCTATGACGGAGAAACTGGCGATCGCTTCCACCAAAAAGCAACAGTCGGTGTGATCTACATGTTGAAACTTTCTCACATGGTAGACGATAAGATGCATGCCCGTTCTATCGGTCCTTACTCACTCATTACGCAACAGCCCCTCGGTGGTAAAGCCCAGTTTGGTGGTCAGCGTTTTGGTGAAATGGAGGTTTGGGCCCTAGAAGCATTTGGCGCCTCGCATATCCTACAAGAAATCTTGACGATCAAATCTGACGATATTATCGGACGCGCCAAAGCTTACGAAACAATCGTTAAAGGCGATAACTTACCTACTCCCGGTATTCCGGAATCATTCAATGTACTGGTACACGAACTTAGAGGTTTGGCCCTAGAAGTCAAATTTGACTAAGCCTTCCTTTTTGTTCACTCTGCTTTTTATTTGGGGCCTCCTGCCCAACTTGGCCTTTGGCCAAGACGGGCAGGCGCTACGTTCCGCAGCTCGCTGTTCGCTCGGCCCTGCGCCAGCAAGCTGGCTAGGTCTGGCGCTTCGCGCCACTGCTGCACATCGCTAGGCCTCCTTATAAAAAGCAGAGCCTTGCTTTTATCTTCTTTTAATTGCTCTTCCTTGTTTAGCTAGCTAATGGGCCAGAAGCCCCTTGGCCTAGCGCTGTGGAGGGGGGCGGCAAAGCCGCCGACCCAGCCGCTTTAGCGGCGCAGGGCCGAGCAGACCTGCGAGCCCCGCAACATAGCGCCGACGAGCGCAGCGAGGCGGAGGCCCCAAAAGAATATAAAAGTCTATCCTATTAAATGCCTCTTGCTGGCCCCTAGCCAGCCTAAATTTGTCTTCTTATGCCATTTAAGAAAAATAGTACCAACAAAATTAAAAACGACTTCGATAGCATCACGCTAAGTTTGGCCTCTCCAGATTTGATTTTGGAGCGTTCTTACGGGGAAGTCCTCAAGCCAGAAACCATCAACTACCGCTCGTATAAGCCCGAGCGCGATGGTCTTTTCTGCGAACGTATCTTTGGCCCTGTCAAGGATTATGAATGTTTTTGTGGAAAATACAAGCGTATCCGTTATAAAGGAATCGTTTGTGACCGCTGTGGAGTAGAAGTGACCGAAAAGAAAGTGCGCCGTGAACGCATGGGGCATATCCGCCTAGTTGTTCCTGTGGTACATATTTGGTACTTCAAGTCTTTGCCCAATAAAATTGGTTACCTACTCGGTTTCTCTTCTAAGAAACTGGAGTCTATTATTTACTACGAGCGCTATGTGGTGATTCAGCCTGGTGCCGTAGCAGAAAGAGGAATTACAGGTAGTGAAGAGCGTGATTTGCTCACAGAAGAAGAGTATCTCGATATTTTGGAGTCACTTCCTCGCGAAAACCAAATGTTGCCCGATGATGATCCCAATAAGTTCATTGCTAAAATGGGTGCAGAAGGTGTTCGTCATCTTCTTTCTCGTGTAGATTTGGAGAAATTATCTTATGATCTACGCCATAAAGCCGCCACAGAAAACTCTCAGCAGCGTAAATCAGAAGCGCTTAAGCGTCTTCGCGTTGTAGAGGCGTTCCGTGAGGGCCAAAAAAATATTGAAAACAAGCCCGAGTGGATGGTTATTGACTATCTGCCCGTTATTCCACCAGAACTCCGTCCTCTAGTGCCTCTAGATGGTGGTCGTTTTGCTTCTTCAGATCTCAATGACCTTTATCGTCGTGTGATCATTCGTAACAACCGTTTGAAGCGTCTACTTGAAATCAAGGCGCCTGAGGTAATTCTTCGCAATGAAAAGCGGATGTTGCAAGAGGCGGTGGATTCACTTTTCGATAACTCTCGTAAGTCTAATGCGGTTAAGGCAGAAGGTGGTCGCGCCCTCAAGTCATTGAGTGATGTACTCAAAGGTAAGCAGGGACGTTTCCGTCAGAACCTTTTGGGTAAGCGTGTTGACTACTCTGGTCGTTCGGTTATCGTGGTAGGGCCTACGCTCAAATTGCATGAGTGTGGATTACCTAAAAACATGGCAGCTGAGCTCTTCAAGCCATTTGTGATTCGCAAATTGATTGAGCGAGGTATCGTGAAAACTGTAAAATCAGCCAAGAAATTGGTTGATCGTAAAGATCCAATTATTTGGGACATTTTGGAGAATGTGCTTAAAGGGCATCCAGTTCTCCTCAACCGGGCTCCCACACTTCACCGTTTGTCAATTCAGTCGTTCCAGCCTACACTAATTGAAGGAAAAGCGATTCAGCTTCACCCTCTTGTTTGTTCGGCCTTTAATGCGGATTTTGATGGTGACCAAATGGCGGTACACGTACCCTTGAGCAATCAAGCTATTTTGGAAGCCCAGATTTTGATGCTTTCTGCACACAATATGCTCAACCCTCAGAATGGTACGCCGATCACGCTGCCTTCTCAGGATATGGTTTTGGGTCTCTATTATATTACAAAGGAGCGTAAGCATATTCCAGAAAACCCTGTAAAAGGGGAGGGAAGTAGATTCTATTCTCCAGAAGAGGTAATCATTGCTTACAATGAAGGTCGTTTGGACCTACACGCAATCATTAAAGTTCGTGTTCCTGTAGAGGATGAAGAAGGAAACTTGGTTATCCGTCTTACAGAGACAACAACTGGTCGCGTACTCTTCAATCAAGTTCGTCCTAAGAGCTTGCCCTATATGGATGAGCTACTTTCTAAGAAGAATTTGAAGCGCGTAATTGCAGATATCTTGAAAAGAACAAACGTGCCTACGGCGGCCAAGTTCTTGGATGATATTAAGGATATGGGATTCTACTGGGCTTATCGTGGTGGTTTGTCTTTCAACCTTCCCGATTTGATCACGCCTACTGTTCGTGCCGAACGCCTACAAGCTGCTCATGAAGTAGTAGATGGTATTTGGGATAACTACAACATGGGATTGATTACCAATAACGAGCGCTATAACCAGATCATTGATGAATGGACCCAGGCGGATAACTACATCACCAATACTTTGATGAAGGAGATGGCAGAACACAAGCAAGGGTTTAACTCAGTATACATGATGCTTGATTCTGGAGCTCGTGGTTCTAAACAGCAGATTAAGCAGCTTTGTGGTCTTCGTGGTCTAATGGCCAAGCCTCGTAAATCTGGTGATACTGGAGGGGCAATTATTGAAAACCCGATTCTTTCAAACTTTGTAGCGGGACTTTCGGTACTAGAGTACTTTATCTCTACCCACGGTGCCCGTAAAGGTTTGGCGGATACGGCCCTTAAAACAGCGGATGCGGGTTACTTGACTCGTCGTCTTGTTGATGTGGCTCAAGATGTGGTGGTTAATATTTACGATTGTGGAACACTCCGTGGTGTTGAAGTTAGCGCCTTGGTAGAAAATGACAAAATCGTTCAACCCCTTTCTGAGCGCATTGAAGGTCGCTTCCCACTTTATGATATCTTCCATCCTGAAACAGAAGAGTTGATTGCTTCAGCAGAAGAAGTGATTACTCCTGAATTGGCTAAGGAAATTGAAGAAGCAGAAGTAGAAGCCGTAGAAGTTCGTTCGGTACTTACCTGCGAAGCTCGCCGAGGTTGTTGTGCTATGTGCTATGGTAAAAATACGGCCACAGGACGTGCTTCAGAGCAAGGGGATGCTGTGGGTATTATCGCTGCCCAGTCTATTGGTGAACCGGGTACTCAGCTCACACTGCGTACCTTCCACGTAGGGGGTGTAGCTTCATATACTGCGGAAGAATCTGAACTTCGCTCTAAGTTTGAAGGTCGCCTAGAGTTTGACTCTGTAACTACCGTTGAACTTTATGATAAGGAGAAAGATGAAAAACGCGATGTGGTAATTTCTCGTACTGGTGAACTTCGCATCATCGATGATAAGACCAACCGTGTCCTTTCTACTGCCCACTTGATGTATGGTTCTTCTCTCTTTGTGAAAGATGGCCAAGAAATCAAGAAAGGAGATAAGATCTCTGAATGGGATGCTTATAACGCCTCAATCATTACAGAATTTGATGGTACACTAGAATTCGAAAACATTGAGGAAGGCTTTACTTACCGCATTGAGCGTGACGAACAAACTGGTTTCGAGCAAAAGGTAGTTGTAGAGTCTAAAAACAAAAAACAAGTACCTACGATCAAGGTAGTAGACAACAAGGGAGAGGTGCTTCGTGCTTACTCTATTCCTGTGGGCGCTTACATTAGTGTAAATGATGCGCAGGAAGTGACTAAGGGTATGACACTGGTTAAGATTCCTCGTACAATGGGTAAGATTCAGGATATTACTGGGGGTCTCCCTCGTGTAACTGAGCTTTTCGAGGCTCGTCGTCCTTCTAACCCTGCAGTTGTTGCCGAGATTGATGGTATTGTAAGCTACGGACGAATCAAGCGGGGTAACCGTGAGGTGATTGTAGAGGCCAAGGATGGTCAGAAACGTCGCTACCTCATTGGTCTATCTAAGCACATTCTTGTACAAGAGGGTGACTTTGTTCGTGCGGGTACACAACTCTCTAACGGAGCAACTTCTCCACAGGATATTCTCTCTATTATGGGAACTGGAGCGGTACAACAGTACGTGCTCAATGGTATCCAAGAGGTATATCGCGCACAGGGTATTACGATTAATGATAAGCATATTGAGGTAATCGTTCGTCAAATGATGCGTAAGGTCCAAATTATGGATGCTGGAGATACTAAATTCTTGGAAAAAGAAGCGGTGAACAAGTTTGACTTCTTGGAAGAGAATGACCGTATCTATGATAAGTTGTTGGTTGAGGATGCTGGAGAATCTAGCAAGTACTTCGCAGGGCAGTTCATTACTGAGCGTCAATTGCGTGAGGAAAACTCGGCGCTTCGTCGTGATGACAAGAAAATCATGTCAGCTCGTCCTTCAATTGCAGCGACATCTAAACCTGTTTTGCAGGGGATTACTAAATCTTCATTGGGTACTGACAGCTGGATTTCAGCTGCGTCTTTCCAAGAGACCACTAAGGTATTGAGCACAGCGGCTATTTCGGCTTCTAGCGATAACCTCATGGGCTTGAAAGAGAACGTAATTGTTGGTAAACGCATTCCTGCAGGTACAGGTCTCCGTATCTATGACGATTTGATCGTGAAAGAAAAGTAGGCAGTATCTTGACTACTTAACTATATAGAGGTCCACTTCTTTAAGAAGTGGGCCTTTTTTTGTGCATTTTAGAGGGGGCGAAGCCGCCGCAAAGGAGCGAAGCGACGCGGCTGAGGGATGGGCAGCAGTGGCCGAAGGCCAGACCTAGCCAGCTTGCTGGCGCAGGGCCGAGCGAATAGCGAGCTGCGAAACAGCCCGACCTGAGCGAAGCGAGGGGCAGCCCCAAAATAAAAACAGGAAGAACGACTAGAATCGCTCCTCCTGTTTTGCGTTAAGCTAAAGACTTATTGGCCTAATAAATAGCGGGGAAGTCTGAGGGGCGAGCCTCGCGCATGAGTGCATAAATTTGCTCTACCACATCATCTGCCGAGGGTTTGATGCTATAATCGGCATCGGAGCCATAGCCTGGGCGCACTGCTTTGGCGCTAATCGTGAGAGGCTCTGAATCTAGGTGATAATAAGCTTTTTGTTCCACCATAAGCTGTTGCAACAAATAAGCAGAAG
This window contains:
- the rplA gene encoding 50S ribosomal protein L1; amino-acid sequence: MARLSKKKAEALKKVDAEKLYTLEEAMTLLQEVNYAKFNASVDLHIRLGVDPRKADQNLRGTISLPNGTGKEKKVLVFCTPDKEQEALEAGADYAGLQEYITKIQEGWTDVDVVVAMPSVMAQVGRLGRVLGPRGLMPNPKTGTVTPNVGDAVREIKKGKTSFRVDKYGIVHTSVGRVEFQPNQLVENAQEVIETLSRMKPSSAKGTYFKSITVASTMSPGIKIDPKSAR
- the rplJ gene encoding 50S ribosomal protein L10, translating into MTREQKTAVIEELASQFQDSKYFYITDTSELTVEKTNQLRRKCFESGIQMKVVKNTLIRKALERAADANEENYTEIYSALKGFSAVMFTETGNVPAKLIKEFRKENDKPLLKAAFIDSSVYIGDDQVEALTQIKSKEELLGELIGLLESPIKNVMGALQSGGNTITGLLKALEERESA
- the rplL gene encoding 50S ribosomal protein L7/L12, yielding MADLNQLAEQLVNLTVKEVKDLADILKDEYGIEPAAAAVAVAGPAAGGEAAAAEQTEFDVILKSAGAAKLQVVKAVKTLLGVGLKEAKAIVDGAPAPVKEKASKEEAEQIKAELEGAGAEVEVK
- the rpoB gene encoding DNA-directed RNA polymerase subunit beta produces the protein MAKSTTLTPKRPERFSFGKIQHDSHYPDFLEIQVKSFEEFFQLETTPESRFNEGLYQVFQENFPITDARNIFVLEFLNYFIDPPRYTIDECMERGLTYSVPLKAKLRLSCNDEEHVDFEQTVQDVFLGNIPYMTPKGTFVINGAERVIVSQLHRSPGVFFGQSRHPNGTKIYSARVIPFKGAWMEFATDINSVMYAYIDRKKKFPVTTLLRAIGYDGDRDILGLFGLADEVEATQEALEQHLGRKLAARVLRSWVEDFVDEDTGEVVSIERNEVILERDVILDEDNIQEVIDIGVDKVILQRENVEDDYSIIYNTLQKDTSNSEIEAVQHIYRQLRGSDPPDDETARGIIDKLFFSDKRYSLGEVGRYKINRKLELDESNDTSVLTKEDIIAIVKYLVKLINQKAEIDDIDHLSNRRVRTVGEQLYAQFGVGLARMARTIRERMNVRDNEVFTPVDLINARTLSSVINSFFGTSQLSQFLDQTNPLSEITHKRRISALGPGGLSRERAGFEVRDVHYSHYGRLCTIETPEGPNIGLISTLCVHAKINKMGFIETPYRSVAKGGKVDLKNDPVYLSAEEEDFKTIAQANTAINKKGVFDTDRVKCRNHGDFPVLDPNEDEIEFIDIAPNQIVGVSASMIPFLSHDDANRALMGSNMQRQAVPLLRPSAPTVGTGLEAKVAQDSRMLINAEGSGVVEYVDARKIVIRYDRTDEQRLTSFDDDLTTYNLVKFRRTNQSTCINIKPIVRKGEKVHKGKILCEGYATDNGELALGQNLKVAFMPWKGYNFEDAIVLSQRVVREDIFTSLHIEEFELDVRDTKLGEEEFTNDIPNVSEEATKDLDENGIVRTGAWVRDGDIIIGKITPKGESDPTPEEKLLRAIFGDKAGDVKDASLKMSPSAKGVIIGSRLFVRAKKDKVQKAKDKQMLDKLEQEHNQEVKDHTQVLVEKLMQVLEGQNSAGVRSIYAELLIPQGAPFTQRALKDIDYSAVDYSNWTEDDTVNKQVRTLLHNYTIKLNKKISVYKRKKFAINIGDELPAGVLKLAKVYMAKKRKLKVGDKLAGRHGNKGIVARIVRDEDMPFLEDGTPMDIVLNPLGVPSRMNLGQIFETVLGWAGEKLNMTFATPVFDEAKVHQIEEYVQKAGLPSYGETYLYDGETGDRFHQKATVGVIYMLKLSHMVDDKMHARSIGPYSLITQQPLGGKAQFGGQRFGEMEVWALEAFGASHILQEILTIKSDDIIGRAKAYETIVKGDNLPTPGIPESFNVLVHELRGLALEVKFD
- the rpoC gene encoding DNA-directed RNA polymerase subunit beta'; this encodes MPFKKNSTNKIKNDFDSITLSLASPDLILERSYGEVLKPETINYRSYKPERDGLFCERIFGPVKDYECFCGKYKRIRYKGIVCDRCGVEVTEKKVRRERMGHIRLVVPVVHIWYFKSLPNKIGYLLGFSSKKLESIIYYERYVVIQPGAVAERGITGSEERDLLTEEEYLDILESLPRENQMLPDDDPNKFIAKMGAEGVRHLLSRVDLEKLSYDLRHKAATENSQQRKSEALKRLRVVEAFREGQKNIENKPEWMVIDYLPVIPPELRPLVPLDGGRFASSDLNDLYRRVIIRNNRLKRLLEIKAPEVILRNEKRMLQEAVDSLFDNSRKSNAVKAEGGRALKSLSDVLKGKQGRFRQNLLGKRVDYSGRSVIVVGPTLKLHECGLPKNMAAELFKPFVIRKLIERGIVKTVKSAKKLVDRKDPIIWDILENVLKGHPVLLNRAPTLHRLSIQSFQPTLIEGKAIQLHPLVCSAFNADFDGDQMAVHVPLSNQAILEAQILMLSAHNMLNPQNGTPITLPSQDMVLGLYYITKERKHIPENPVKGEGSRFYSPEEVIIAYNEGRLDLHAIIKVRVPVEDEEGNLVIRLTETTTGRVLFNQVRPKSLPYMDELLSKKNLKRVIADILKRTNVPTAAKFLDDIKDMGFYWAYRGGLSFNLPDLITPTVRAERLQAAHEVVDGIWDNYNMGLITNNERYNQIIDEWTQADNYITNTLMKEMAEHKQGFNSVYMMLDSGARGSKQQIKQLCGLRGLMAKPRKSGDTGGAIIENPILSNFVAGLSVLEYFISTHGARKGLADTALKTADAGYLTRRLVDVAQDVVVNIYDCGTLRGVEVSALVENDKIVQPLSERIEGRFPLYDIFHPETEELIASAEEVITPELAKEIEEAEVEAVEVRSVLTCEARRGCCAMCYGKNTATGRASEQGDAVGIIAAQSIGEPGTQLTLRTFHVGGVASYTAEESELRSKFEGRLEFDSVTTVELYDKEKDEKRDVVISRTGELRIIDDKTNRVLSTAHLMYGSSLFVKDGQEIKKGDKISEWDAYNASIITEFDGTLEFENIEEGFTYRIERDEQTGFEQKVVVESKNKKQVPTIKVVDNKGEVLRAYSIPVGAYISVNDAQEVTKGMTLVKIPRTMGKIQDITGGLPRVTELFEARRPSNPAVVAEIDGIVSYGRIKRGNREVIVEAKDGQKRRYLIGLSKHILVQEGDFVRAGTQLSNGATSPQDILSIMGTGAVQQYVLNGIQEVYRAQGITINDKHIEVIVRQMMRKVQIMDAGDTKFLEKEAVNKFDFLEENDRIYDKLLVEDAGESSKYFAGQFITERQLREENSALRRDDKKIMSARPSIAATSKPVLQGITKSSLGTDSWISAASFQETTKVLSTAAISASSDNLMGLKENVIVGKRIPAGTGLRIYDDLIVKEK